The genomic window CCTCGTGGCGAAACGCCTCGGAGGCTCGATAGCGCGGCCGTACGCCTTTGAATCGATGGCGGAAATAGCGACCGCAGCGCGGGCAGTGATACTTCGGTGCTCTGAGATGCAGAGTGATGAGCTGGTTGCCTTGGCGTGTGTGCTTCAGAGTTCTCTGGTACGTCGCTTTAATCCGGACTCGCGGATACTCACAGTGCAAACAGCAGGGTCGCTGCTTGGGTTTGGCATAGACAGAAATCGCATCATTACGATCGACGCGTTCGACCTCCAACTCTGGAAGTCCTAGTATTACTCCTGCGTGGGACATCGGGTGTTCTCCATTAAACCGTTTCCGCAAATTCAGTTTAATGAGCCCCGGTGTCCCCCGTTAATGATGAAGAGCCCCTTTGGTTCGACAAACAGCGACCAAAGGAGCTGTTTGGACGGGGTCGCTGGCGACACCATTGAACAGGAGTCAGGGCAGCTTACAAATGGTTCGAATTAATCTCTCCTTTTTCCGCTCCTTCCCATGAGCCGCTGGGTTCAGGTTTACGTCATGCCGCCGGCGGTGTTTGTCTCCGTCATCATGGGTGGCGGATACGGCACCGGTCGCGAGGTGGTGGAGTATTTTTCCCGACACGGACAGAGTGAGGGTCTTCTGGGCATTCTTGTGGCCAGTCTGGTCTTTGCCATTGTGTTTGCTTTGACTTTCGACTTTGCCCGCCGTATGGGCAGCTATGAGTACCGTGAATTCTTCCGGCATTTAATCGGCCCATTCTGGTGGACCTTTGAAGTTTTGTACCTGCTGCTGTTTCTGCTCGTGCTTGCGGTGCTCAGTTCCGCCGCGGGCAGTATTCTGTCGACCCGATTTGCCATTCCTCAACACCTCGGTTTAATCATGATGCTCGCCGTGGTGGCGGCGATGGTTTTCTTTGGACGGGCGGTTCTTGAGCGCATCCTCACCGGCTGGATGTTCGCAATGTACGGTGTATTCCTTCTGTATTTCGTCATCATGTTGCAACAGTTTGTGGGGGGCGGGCTTGATGTGCCCCTAAGTGCAGAAGCCGTGCCCGGCGCCTTGAAAGGCGGCGCGCTCTACGCACTTTACAATGTCGCCCTTGCGCCCGTGTTGCTGTTTGCCGTGCGGGGTATTGAGACACGAAAAGAAGCGTATCTTTGCGGGGCACTTACCTCTGGACTGATTATGCTCCCGGCAGTCATGTTCCATATCAGTTTCTCCCTCGGTCTCCCGCACGTTCTCGGCGAGGCGGTCCCGGTCTACTGGATGATCGAGCAGTACGCACCATCCTGGATGTTGCCTGTCTATCTGATTGCGCTGTTGGGAACGCTGGCGCAGACCGGTGCAGGGCTTGTACAGGGCGTGATCGAACGCGTTGAATTTGCGCTGATGCCTGACAGGGACGACGGAATGGGGCATTGGCCGAGGGCGCTGCTTGCTGTGACAGCCCTGGGAGTAAGCGCCGCCTTTGCATCTCTGGGCATCATTTCACTGATTGCACGGGGCTATTCGGCTATGGCGGTGGGCTTTGCCATCGTTTACGTTGCTCCCTTGCTAATGCTCAGTTACTCAAAAACACGCAGGCACCCTTGATTGCTTTGGAGACCGTTGTGGATCGATCAATAAAGAGAAAAACCGTTACCGCCGTTTTGGCCCTCGCGGCATTTGTGCTTACCAGCGTCGCCGGCGCTTACGATCTGGTGATTAATAACGGCCGGGTCATGGACCCGGAGACGGGACTGGATAAGGTGATGAACGTCGGCGTCACCGGAGACCGCATCGCAGCCATCACGGAAGAGGCCCTAAGCGGTGACCGTACTATTGATGCCAGCGGCAAGGTGGTGGCACCGGGTTTTATCGATGCCCATCTTCACGGCAACAGCCCCATGGCTTATAAGTTAGCGCTTCGCGACGGCCTCACTACTGCCATGGACCTCGAGTACGGCACTCTCGGCAGCGCCGTGAATGACTGGTATGCGGCACGGAAAGGTAAAACGCAGCTTAACTTTGGTACCGCCTCGAGCCATGAACTTGCGCGCTCCCTGGTCCTCGATGGGATTCGCGCCATCGATGTGAGTGAAGCAACCATCAGTCGAACCGGTGGTGATCGCTGGGCAGTGGGCGTTCCCACCGATGGTCAGCTCACGGCAATATTGGAAGAAATTGATCGGGGCCTTGCTGCCGGCGCCGTTGCCCTGGGATCCACCGTAGGCTACATGCCCGGGGTGTCAGCCAGAGAGCTTTTTGAAGCCCAGAAGATCGCGGCGGAGCGGGGCCGGGTCAGTGCTCTGCATACGCGGCACACGCCGGGTACGGCAACGACCGTGCCCAACGGTGTCCAGGAGGTGATGGCCAATGCAGCAGCGCTCCAAGCGCCGCTTCTGGTGATGCATTTCAATAATCCGGGCTGGGAGTTGGTTCAGGAACTTATTCTGGGTATGCGCGACGGCGGACTCAATGTTTGGGGCGAGGTTTACCCCTACGCAGCGGGCTCGACGACCTTGAACGCCGTTTTTCTCAAGCCTGAGTCCTGGATAGAAGAATTGGGTAACCGCTATGAAGACACGCTGTTTGATCCCCAGACCAACAGCTTTCTTACCGAGGCGCGCTATCACGAGCTAATGGCTGAAGACCCGGGTCGGGGCATTGTCGTCTACAAGATGTCCCCGGACAGTATTCCCCGGTGGCTGCGTATGGAAGGCATTACTCTAGGTTCTGACGGTATGCCCGTGTCTCCCTCCTTCGCCTGGGACACGCCCTATGCGTCGCTCCCCAATGGACATCCCCGCACCGCGGGTGCCCGTGGTCGTACCCTGCGCATCGCTCGCGAGGAGGGAATCCCTCTCATGCATGTGATTGCCGCCATGAGCTATCGGCCTGCGAAACACCTCGGTGCCACGGGCCTCGCTGCCATGGACCTTCGCGGCCGACTCCAGGAGAACATGGTTGCCGATATTGTGATCTTTGATCCAGACACCGTGACGGACAACGCGACTTATGCGCAGGGCATGCGACCCACCACTGGCATAGACTATGTGCTGGTCAGCGGCAGGCCCACGGTGGTGCAGGGGCGGGTGCTACCCGATGTGGCAGCAGGGAAGGCGATTCGCTTCCCGGTTTCGCAATAGAGAAGCCGCTGACTTTGCGTTAACGCGCGTCAAACCGCCCCGTAGGCCAGCATGGCAT from Congregibacter litoralis KT71 includes these protein-coding regions:
- a CDS encoding amidohydrolase family protein: MDRSIKRKTVTAVLALAAFVLTSVAGAYDLVINNGRVMDPETGLDKVMNVGVTGDRIAAITEEALSGDRTIDASGKVVAPGFIDAHLHGNSPMAYKLALRDGLTTAMDLEYGTLGSAVNDWYAARKGKTQLNFGTASSHELARSLVLDGIRAIDVSEATISRTGGDRWAVGVPTDGQLTAILEEIDRGLAAGAVALGSTVGYMPGVSARELFEAQKIAAERGRVSALHTRHTPGTATTVPNGVQEVMANAAALQAPLLVMHFNNPGWELVQELILGMRDGGLNVWGEVYPYAAGSTTLNAVFLKPESWIEELGNRYEDTLFDPQTNSFLTEARYHELMAEDPGRGIVVYKMSPDSIPRWLRMEGITLGSDGMPVSPSFAWDTPYASLPNGHPRTAGARGRTLRIAREEGIPLMHVIAAMSYRPAKHLGATGLAAMDLRGRLQENMVADIVIFDPDTVTDNATYAQGMRPTTGIDYVLVSGRPTVVQGRVLPDVAAGKAIRFPVSQ
- a CDS encoding YkvI family membrane protein; translation: MSRWVQVYVMPPAVFVSVIMGGGYGTGREVVEYFSRHGQSEGLLGILVASLVFAIVFALTFDFARRMGSYEYREFFRHLIGPFWWTFEVLYLLLFLLVLAVLSSAAGSILSTRFAIPQHLGLIMMLAVVAAMVFFGRAVLERILTGWMFAMYGVFLLYFVIMLQQFVGGGLDVPLSAEAVPGALKGGALYALYNVALAPVLLFAVRGIETRKEAYLCGALTSGLIMLPAVMFHISFSLGLPHVLGEAVPVYWMIEQYAPSWMLPVYLIALLGTLAQTGAGLVQGVIERVEFALMPDRDDGMGHWPRALLAVTALGVSAAFASLGIISLIARGYSAMAVGFAIVYVAPLLMLSYSKTRRHP